TGATATAAAAAAATATGTAAAGGACTTATGTGAGATGATAAAGGTAAAAAGGTTCGGAAAATGCGTGGTAGTTAGGTTTGGAGAGGACGAGAGGGTTGCTGGGTTCTCGATGATGCAGTTGATAGAGACCTCTTTAATATCTGGCCACTTTGTGGATTTAACAAACAATGCATATATAGATGTATTTAGTTGCAAAGAATTTGATGTGGATTTGGTTGTCAAATTTACCAAGGAATTCTTTAAGCCAAAAGACATTAAAAAAACAGTTCTTCGCAGGATATAGGTGTTTTTATTGTTCGAAGAAAATTATGAAAATTCCACCGAACTTTGGTATGAAGAAAAATTGGAATTGAAAAGAGGGGTTGCATTAAAAATAAAGATAGAAAATATTCTATGCTCTCATCAATCAAAGTTCCAGAAAATAGAAGTTTTTGAGACAAAACCTTTTGGGAGGATGTTGGTGATTGATGGAATAGTTATGTTAACAGAAGCAGATGAGTTTTGTTATCATGAGATGATCACCCATGTTGGTATGTGTGTGCACCCAAAACCTGAAAATGTGCTAATAATAGGGGGTGGAGATGGTGGAACAGTGAGAGAAGT
This portion of the Candidatus Aenigmatarchaeota archaeon genome encodes:
- a CDS encoding S-adenosylmethionine decarboxylase encodes the protein MKEEIWGLHLCMDLHECDPKKIRSASDIKKYVKDLCEMIKVKRFGKCVVVRFGEDERVAGFSMMQLIETSLISGHFVDLTNNAYIDVFSCKEFDVDLVVKFTKEFFKPKDIKKTVLRRI